A genomic stretch from Bosea sp. F3-2 includes:
- the odhB gene encoding 2-oxoglutarate dehydrogenase complex dihydrolipoyllysine-residue succinyltransferase, which produces MATEIRVPTLGESVSEATIGKWFKKPGEAVKADEPLVELETDKVTLEVNAPAAGVLGEIVAKEGETVGVNALLGSIADGGVAAAAVPAPKAEAKPAAAAPAPAAEAPKAAATKAADSGPAVARLAAESGIDASSVPASGKDGRVTKGDMLAAIATGGIVAPAAQPAPVQLRAPSAPDDASREERVKMTKLRQTIARRLKEAQSNAAMLTTFNEVDMTNVMALRNQYKDVFEKKHGVKLGFMGFFVKACVQALKEIPAVNAEIDGTDIIYKNYYHIGVAVGTEKGLVVPVVRDADALSIAGVEKKIGEFGKKARDGQLKIEEMQGGTFTISNGGVYGSLMSTPILNAPQSAILGMHKIQERPVVVGGKIEIRPMMYLAVSYDHRIIDGKEAVTFLVRIKEGLEDPARLVLDL; this is translated from the coding sequence ATGGCCACCGAAATCCGCGTACCAACACTCGGCGAATCCGTCTCGGAAGCGACGATCGGCAAGTGGTTCAAGAAGCCGGGCGAGGCGGTGAAGGCCGACGAGCCTCTCGTCGAGCTGGAAACCGACAAGGTGACGCTGGAGGTCAACGCCCCGGCCGCCGGCGTGCTCGGCGAGATCGTCGCCAAGGAAGGCGAGACGGTCGGCGTCAACGCGCTGCTCGGCTCGATCGCCGATGGCGGCGTGGCCGCCGCTGCGGTGCCTGCGCCGAAGGCGGAGGCCAAGCCAGCCGCCGCTGCGCCGGCTCCGGCCGCCGAGGCTCCGAAGGCGGCTGCGACCAAGGCCGCCGATTCCGGCCCGGCCGTGGCGCGTCTCGCCGCCGAGAGCGGCATCGACGCCTCCTCGGTCCCGGCTTCGGGCAAGGACGGCCGCGTGACCAAGGGTGACATGCTTGCCGCGATCGCGACCGGCGGCATCGTCGCTCCGGCCGCTCAGCCGGCTCCGGTCCAGCTCCGCGCCCCCTCGGCGCCGGACGATGCGTCGCGCGAAGAGCGCGTCAAGATGACGAAGCTGCGCCAGACCATCGCGCGCCGCCTCAAGGAAGCCCAGTCCAACGCCGCGATGCTGACGACCTTCAACGAGGTCGACATGACCAACGTCATGGCGCTGCGCAACCAGTACAAGGACGTGTTCGAGAAGAAGCACGGCGTGAAGCTCGGCTTCATGGGCTTCTTCGTGAAGGCCTGCGTCCAGGCGCTGAAGGAAATTCCGGCGGTCAACGCCGAGATCGACGGCACCGACATCATCTACAAGAACTACTACCACATCGGCGTCGCCGTCGGCACCGAGAAGGGCCTGGTGGTTCCGGTGGTGCGCGATGCGGACGCGCTTTCGATCGCCGGCGTCGAGAAGAAGATCGGCGAGTTCGGCAAGAAGGCCCGTGACGGCCAGCTCAAGATTGAGGAGATGCAGGGCGGCACCTTCACGATCTCGAATGGCGGCGTCTACGGCTCGCTGATGTCGACCCCGATCCTGAACGCGCCGCAGTCGGCGATCCTGGGCATGCACAAGATCCAGGAGCGTCCGGTCGTCGTCGGCGGCAAGATCGAGATCCGCCCGATGATGTATCTTGCGGTCAGCTACGACCACCGCATCATCGACGGCAAGGAAGCCGTGACCTTCCTCGTCCGCATCAAGGAAGGCCTTGAGGATCCGGCGCGCCTCGTGCTGGATCTCTGA